One segment of Actinomyces sp. 432 DNA contains the following:
- a CDS encoding DUF4011 domain-containing protein, whose product MKLHPGNLAQVDQSSPAHVRVELSTREGVKLIRRVDALAALSPRQWQQAGGDLWAGPALATFVQPDQSVVQALAAQAHARASLGTPSPVPDDVADAACAVLRSRGLVADVGTIRWQESLTVRTAGEVMDARAGSELDVAVLLAGILERLGISPMLALTSTSVLLGYARNGAVSVGDSPEAFAAGVRQGDIGLIDPSAALRSPAGVLHVPGGAAQQIVEAALSELTLVVSIAAARSSGAVPQPALERDEDGVVVELPPSAVRAEQDAEGPAVTAHADATRSVGGPGTDRAVGAAPARVEKWKRSLLGLSLRNPLIDRTARSAIELKVPPELVGDLEDIVNKRDNLALRPARGAAQAADDATELLEAHTVGAVLGSKEYVRRLQSMAASARTTLENSGANNLYLVIGTLSWYADGRRVRSPLILVPVKLEREGDTFVVLLDEAGVSTPNSSLRARFQADTGIDLTALREPVYDAHGVNVEATLDNLRQQLRTAGRRDRVESTVHLGLFRFSTYRMWRDLEEDWPTITANPLVARLLKDTPGADAEDQAPGAATDLDEVVENLPLVADSAQAQVIADAVSGRSLVVEGPPGTGKSQTVANLIFRSLALGRTVMFVAEKQSALDVVARRLGEETGIGDLLLNLHDNGMRPNDVCEALRGALKLQAPGHDAAALAGLRRQLADSRGELEAYREQLHAPGQEGKSYYAARQELVEAMGADASAAPHAQALFNACAARSGLDGFSADQHEARLDEYRRLQSRLREQLPSELLDAVLSRRDRVLREAGERAAALRDEVERRKSTLNVRALVDSYWDLITAITPCILVSPDSVARFFPANRRYVDVVVFDEASQITVADAVGALGRGRSAVVVGDPKQMPPTPPPGTAAASGRGTSGEDGADSILDRCLELGLPTRRLTWHYRSRVESLIAFSNRHYYGGRLLSFPSPLAIAAAPDDGPDGYGISLRRVNGTYYRAETAKHRGIRPNTNPVEARQIVDEVSRRFEASPQAAPSLGIITFNNQQCDLIETELRNSGRERIIEALNTRDGLFVRNLNNVQGEERDTILVSVTFSANERGDLPLNFGSLSHAGGERRLNVAITRARRQVVVFSSFDPEDLHAERSTHQGVKDLREYLGRARSGIAPHGRPRSVASVDLHRDQIAERLRETGVEVMSGVGHSDFEIDLVVTGAGGARVAVLLDGPGWNRRASATDRDLLPVDVLQSMGWERIERVWMPTWVADADAEVARLLAASGGAPEPAGLQAAASAPSAVPTASAVLTASAASGKASASVTSARPQPAVAETESTPTPTEALAPEAPHEQTPVASDDAAAPESAPLADTEYRQ is encoded by the coding sequence TTGAAGCTCCACCCGGGCAACCTGGCACAGGTTGACCAGTCGAGCCCCGCCCACGTGCGCGTGGAATTGAGCACTCGGGAGGGCGTGAAGCTGATCCGCCGGGTTGATGCCCTCGCCGCGTTGTCCCCGCGCCAGTGGCAGCAGGCCGGAGGCGACCTCTGGGCCGGCCCGGCGCTGGCGACCTTCGTCCAGCCCGATCAGTCAGTGGTTCAGGCGTTGGCAGCGCAGGCGCATGCGCGCGCGAGCCTAGGTACGCCGAGCCCGGTCCCCGACGACGTGGCCGACGCGGCCTGCGCGGTACTGCGCAGCCGTGGCCTCGTGGCGGACGTCGGCACTATACGGTGGCAGGAATCATTAACAGTTCGCACCGCGGGCGAGGTTATGGATGCGCGTGCCGGCAGCGAGCTCGACGTCGCAGTCCTGCTCGCAGGCATCCTTGAACGACTCGGGATTAGCCCGATGCTGGCACTGACGTCCACCTCGGTGCTGCTGGGATACGCCAGAAATGGGGCGGTGAGCGTGGGGGACTCTCCGGAGGCGTTCGCCGCAGGGGTGCGGCAGGGCGACATCGGGCTGATAGACCCGTCCGCCGCCCTGCGCTCACCCGCGGGTGTACTGCACGTGCCGGGCGGTGCGGCGCAGCAGATAGTGGAGGCCGCCCTCTCAGAGCTGACCCTCGTGGTTTCGATCGCCGCCGCGCGCTCCAGTGGTGCGGTGCCGCAGCCGGCGCTCGAACGTGATGAGGACGGCGTCGTCGTGGAGCTGCCCCCGTCCGCCGTCCGGGCGGAACAGGACGCGGAGGGTCCGGCTGTTACCGCGCACGCGGACGCGACGCGGTCTGTGGGCGGGCCGGGCACCGACCGGGCAGTGGGGGCGGCGCCGGCGCGCGTGGAGAAGTGGAAACGGTCCCTGCTAGGCCTGTCCCTGCGCAACCCGCTGATCGACCGAACTGCGCGCTCGGCCATCGAACTCAAGGTGCCGCCGGAACTCGTCGGCGACTTAGAGGACATCGTCAACAAGCGCGACAACCTGGCCCTCAGGCCCGCTCGGGGCGCCGCGCAGGCGGCGGATGACGCCACGGAGTTGCTGGAGGCGCACACCGTGGGTGCGGTTCTTGGAAGCAAGGAGTACGTGCGGCGCCTGCAGAGCATGGCCGCATCCGCTCGCACCACCCTGGAGAACTCCGGGGCGAACAACCTGTACCTCGTGATCGGTACGCTTAGCTGGTACGCCGATGGTCGGCGTGTGCGCTCTCCCCTGATCCTTGTTCCCGTGAAGCTGGAACGGGAGGGGGACACATTCGTCGTGTTGCTGGATGAGGCCGGCGTGTCCACCCCCAACTCCTCCCTGCGCGCACGCTTCCAGGCGGATACGGGCATCGACCTGACTGCGTTGCGTGAGCCCGTATACGACGCTCACGGCGTCAACGTTGAGGCCACGCTGGACAACCTGCGTCAACAGCTGCGTACCGCAGGTCGCCGCGACCGCGTCGAGTCCACTGTCCACCTCGGGCTGTTCCGCTTCTCCACCTACCGCATGTGGCGGGACCTGGAGGAGGACTGGCCGACCATAACCGCCAATCCGCTGGTGGCGCGCCTGCTGAAAGACACGCCCGGCGCCGATGCTGAGGACCAAGCCCCCGGAGCCGCGACGGATCTCGATGAGGTGGTGGAGAACTTGCCACTGGTGGCGGACTCCGCCCAGGCCCAGGTGATCGCCGACGCTGTCTCTGGACGCAGCCTGGTGGTTGAGGGGCCTCCCGGCACGGGGAAGTCCCAGACGGTCGCCAACCTCATCTTCCGCTCCCTGGCGCTGGGGCGCACCGTCATGTTCGTGGCGGAGAAGCAGTCCGCGCTCGACGTCGTCGCCCGGAGGCTGGGCGAGGAGACCGGCATCGGGGACCTGCTGCTCAACCTGCACGACAACGGCATGCGACCCAACGACGTCTGTGAGGCGCTACGCGGGGCGCTGAAGCTGCAGGCACCCGGTCATGATGCCGCGGCGCTGGCGGGACTGCGCCGGCAACTGGCGGACTCACGCGGAGAACTGGAGGCGTATCGTGAGCAGCTGCACGCACCGGGGCAGGAGGGCAAGTCCTACTATGCGGCTCGCCAGGAACTGGTGGAGGCCATGGGGGCGGACGCGTCCGCAGCGCCCCATGCGCAGGCACTGTTCAACGCCTGCGCTGCTCGTAGCGGGCTGGACGGTTTCAGCGCGGACCAGCACGAAGCCCGGCTGGACGAGTACCGGCGGTTGCAGAGCCGACTACGCGAACAGCTGCCGTCCGAGCTGCTCGATGCGGTACTGAGCCGTCGTGACCGCGTGCTGCGTGAGGCCGGCGAGCGCGCTGCAGCGCTACGCGACGAGGTTGAGCGTCGCAAGAGCACTTTGAATGTCCGCGCCCTGGTCGACTCCTACTGGGACCTGATCACCGCGATAACCCCGTGCATCCTGGTGTCCCCGGACTCGGTGGCCCGTTTCTTCCCGGCGAATAGGCGCTACGTGGATGTGGTCGTCTTCGACGAGGCCTCCCAGATCACCGTTGCCGACGCCGTCGGCGCCCTGGGACGGGGACGCTCCGCAGTGGTGGTAGGAGACCCCAAGCAGATGCCGCCGACACCCCCGCCGGGCACGGCGGCCGCGTCTGGTCGTGGCACCTCCGGGGAGGATGGCGCGGACTCGATCCTCGATCGCTGCCTGGAACTCGGCCTACCCACCCGCCGCCTGACCTGGCACTACCGCAGCCGGGTCGAGTCACTCATCGCCTTCTCCAACCGGCACTACTACGGCGGAAGGCTGCTGTCCTTCCCGAGCCCACTGGCGATAGCCGCCGCTCCGGATGATGGGCCGGACGGTTACGGCATCTCATTGCGGCGCGTCAACGGCACCTACTACCGTGCTGAAACGGCCAAGCACCGTGGCATCAGGCCCAACACCAATCCGGTGGAGGCTCGGCAGATCGTAGACGAGGTCAGCAGGCGCTTTGAGGCCTCGCCGCAGGCCGCTCCTTCGTTGGGAATCATCACTTTCAACAACCAGCAGTGCGACTTGATCGAGACCGAGCTGCGAAACAGCGGCCGGGAACGCATCATCGAGGCGCTAAATACGCGCGATGGCCTGTTCGTACGCAACTTGAACAACGTTCAGGGGGAGGAGCGCGACACGATCCTGGTGTCGGTTACGTTCTCGGCCAATGAACGTGGGGACTTGCCGCTCAACTTCGGCTCCCTGAGCCACGCCGGCGGTGAGCGTCGGCTGAATGTGGCGATCACCCGGGCCCGCAGGCAGGTGGTCGTATTCTCCAGCTTCGATCCGGAGGACCTGCACGCTGAGCGCTCCACCCACCAGGGGGTGAAGGACCTGCGCGAGTACTTGGGGCGAGCACGCAGCGGCATCGCGCCGCACGGCCGGCCGCGCTCGGTCGCCTCCGTGGACCTGCACCGCGACCAGATCGCTGAACGCTTGCGGGAGACGGGCGTTGAGGTGATGTCCGGCGTCGGGCACTCGGACTTCGAGATCGACCTGGTCGTCACCGGAGCCGGGGGAGCGCGCGTAGCGGTGCTGCTGGACGGGCCGGGCTGGAATCGGCGGGCGAGCGCCACGGACCGTGACCTGCTGCCGGTCGATGTACTGCAGTCCATGGGGTGGGAGCGGATTGAGCGCGTCTGGATGCCCACATGGGTGGCCGACGCGGATGCCGAGGTCGCGCGCCTGCTCGCCGCCTCCGGAGGCGCGCCGGAGCCGGCGGGTTTGCAGGCGGCGGCCAGTGCACCGTCCGCAGTGCCGACAGCATCTGCAGTGCTGACGGCGTCTGCGGCGTCGGGGAAGGCATCGGCGTCGGTGACTTCGGCTCGGCCGCAGCCGGCGGTAGCGGAGACAGAGTCGACGCCGACGCCCACCGAGGCCCTGGCGCCCGAGGCCCCGCACGAGCAGACGCCGGTGGCATCGGATGATGCGGCCGCACCGGAGAGTGCGCCACTCGCCGATACGGAGTACCGGCAGTGA
- a CDS encoding DEAD/DEAH box helicase: protein MAREITPEDWPARVADAEIIGVVGAPAFGRGRRYAEQGRVANLSVSGNGEILAAAVRGAQGRVYQTMVFARISGQRVRWSGTCSCPVGGNCKHTAALVLTARGQAQSASAPAGDIDWERRLNQLLRTRRTAYRAVALEVADTATAPGRTGRFGASSARPGRLHLRPLIAGKRGWVKQGISWRGLTTGELTGEVAPDVLSALADLASMDPYGDYYYSNAVIDLGALPTRVWDALRRAVAAGVTLTTAQHAGHEVRILPGLRAGVGVNRQADGTALVAAALDIDAVEGLMLGAESASAPRPLGNPVHAYALTGGDGALNLMPLEPPPDEVLGRLLAHNEQITVPAADVGRFEREHLGRLAAAVPIVDLDPTLNVPDVGAPAAVLRIELDAAAHRAETSWSIRYLTSSGDNRGEAELGSLTELLNGPAPPSWGRVLGTAAQAGTSTGFQPHTAAITEPGPAHSAKSAPVARDARAEDRLARSIVEACMPLVPTHGPLWQRGVFTGMSTARLVSQALPALEAVDGVVVEVEGRVPDYREAEDAPLITTDVADDDDRPDWFSLRVRVKVGEEDVPVERLMTAVAQGADEVLLDSGQWISLADRPEITRLARLMEEGRDLRDPHARSAGDLAVTAFQAGLYAELEQLGVIGEAARRWREGVERLLAVAAAAEDGAGSGPAGGDRAGTADAGGACGAPSVVDAPAPAGLRAELRPYQLDGYRWLALLQSTGLGGILADDMGLGKTIQVLAVVQRMAEQRAAGVDAAHNGAEVGEAAQPGAFDGPVLVVAPTSVVGAWAEQAARFCPDLRVRTITRTRAKRDENLEEIRSGADLVVTSYTIARIEEEDFTAVDWSWVVLDEAQFVKNHNAVTYKTMRRLHTPSTVAITGTPLENSLMDLWSLLSITAPGLLPGPERFAELYRRPVEHGDESALAALRARIRPFMLRRTKEAVAADLPAKNEQVMTVELAPAHRRAYDRRLARERQKVLGLLEEDTAQSRFTALKSLTTLRQMALDPALVEESEAAGSGKSAQRRKPGAKVEVLLDTLQPVVAEGHKALVFSQFTRYLRGVRDALEAAGMRTTYLEGATGDRQEAIDAFRSGEAEVFLISLKAGGFGLTLTEADYVFLLDPWWNPQAEEQAVDRAHRIGQDKPVMVYRLVSAGTIEEKVMTLKEKKADLFERVVEGAADAADAAADGAAARAGATPSSRARLTAQEIRELLGGE, encoded by the coding sequence ATGGCCCGAGAGATAACGCCCGAGGACTGGCCGGCACGAGTAGCCGATGCTGAGATAATAGGCGTGGTCGGCGCGCCGGCCTTCGGACGGGGGCGCCGTTACGCGGAGCAGGGGCGGGTAGCCAACCTCTCCGTTTCGGGCAACGGTGAGATTCTCGCCGCCGCGGTGCGCGGTGCGCAGGGGCGGGTCTACCAGACCATGGTGTTCGCCCGCATCTCCGGCCAGCGCGTGCGCTGGTCCGGCACCTGCTCCTGCCCGGTGGGCGGTAACTGCAAGCACACGGCCGCCCTGGTTCTGACCGCGCGGGGCCAGGCCCAGTCCGCCTCAGCACCTGCCGGTGACATCGACTGGGAACGCCGCCTCAACCAGCTGCTGCGTACTCGGCGTACGGCGTACCGGGCCGTCGCCCTCGAGGTCGCGGACACGGCGACCGCACCCGGCCGCACCGGACGCTTCGGGGCATCCTCCGCCCGGCCGGGGCGCCTGCACCTGCGCCCGTTGATCGCCGGCAAGCGCGGCTGGGTCAAGCAGGGCATCTCCTGGCGCGGCCTGACAACCGGGGAGCTGACCGGTGAAGTCGCCCCGGACGTGCTTTCCGCCCTGGCGGACCTGGCCTCCATGGACCCTTACGGCGACTACTACTACAGCAACGCCGTTATCGACCTGGGCGCGCTGCCGACTCGCGTCTGGGACGCACTGCGGCGCGCCGTCGCCGCCGGGGTGACACTGACGACGGCCCAGCATGCTGGCCATGAGGTGCGCATCCTGCCCGGGCTGCGTGCCGGCGTCGGGGTGAACCGTCAGGCTGACGGCACTGCTCTTGTAGCCGCCGCACTGGATATTGATGCGGTGGAGGGGCTCATGCTCGGCGCAGAATCCGCCAGCGCGCCCCGGCCGCTGGGCAACCCCGTCCACGCATACGCGCTCACAGGCGGCGACGGCGCCCTGAATCTCATGCCGCTGGAGCCGCCGCCCGATGAGGTACTGGGCCGACTGCTGGCGCACAACGAGCAGATCACCGTTCCCGCCGCGGACGTGGGCCGCTTTGAACGCGAGCACCTGGGGCGGCTCGCCGCAGCAGTCCCCATCGTCGACCTCGACCCCACCCTGAACGTGCCGGATGTCGGCGCGCCGGCCGCTGTGCTCCGCATCGAGCTGGACGCTGCCGCTCACCGCGCCGAGACCTCCTGGTCCATCCGCTACCTCACGTCATCCGGGGACAATCGAGGAGAAGCCGAGCTGGGCAGCCTCACGGAGCTTCTCAACGGGCCTGCGCCGCCGAGCTGGGGCCGGGTCCTCGGCACTGCCGCTCAGGCGGGGACGAGCACCGGTTTCCAGCCTCACACGGCGGCAATCACAGAACCCGGTCCGGCGCACTCGGCCAAGTCAGCGCCCGTGGCACGTGACGCCCGCGCCGAGGACCGCCTGGCCCGTAGCATCGTCGAGGCCTGTATGCCGCTGGTGCCGACGCACGGTCCGTTGTGGCAGCGGGGCGTCTTCACCGGTATGAGCACTGCGCGGCTGGTGTCCCAGGCCCTGCCCGCGCTGGAGGCGGTCGACGGCGTCGTCGTCGAGGTGGAGGGCCGCGTGCCCGACTACCGGGAGGCCGAGGACGCCCCGCTGATCACCACCGACGTTGCCGATGACGACGATCGGCCTGACTGGTTCTCCCTGCGGGTGCGCGTGAAAGTGGGGGAGGAGGACGTGCCCGTGGAGCGGCTGATGACCGCGGTCGCCCAGGGCGCCGATGAGGTGCTGCTGGACTCCGGCCAGTGGATCAGCCTTGCCGACCGCCCCGAGATCACGCGCCTGGCCCGGCTCATGGAGGAGGGCCGTGACCTGCGCGATCCCCATGCCCGCAGCGCCGGCGACCTGGCGGTCACCGCCTTCCAGGCGGGCCTGTACGCCGAGTTGGAGCAGCTCGGGGTGATCGGGGAGGCGGCCCGCCGCTGGCGTGAGGGCGTTGAGCGGCTCTTGGCGGTGGCCGCCGCGGCCGAGGACGGTGCGGGGAGCGGGCCGGCGGGCGGTGACCGTGCCGGGACCGCAGACGCCGGCGGTGCCTGCGGGGCGCCGTCGGTTGTGGATGCGCCGGCGCCTGCCGGGCTGCGCGCCGAGCTGCGTCCCTACCAGCTTGATGGTTACCGCTGGCTGGCTCTACTACAGTCCACCGGGCTCGGCGGCATCCTTGCCGATGACATGGGCCTGGGAAAGACCATCCAGGTGCTCGCCGTCGTCCAGCGCATGGCGGAGCAGCGGGCGGCGGGTGTGGACGCCGCCCACAACGGTGCCGAGGTCGGTGAGGCGGCGCAGCCCGGGGCGTTTGACGGCCCGGTGCTGGTGGTGGCGCCCACGAGCGTCGTCGGCGCCTGGGCGGAGCAGGCTGCCCGCTTCTGCCCCGACCTGCGGGTACGCACCATCACCCGCACCCGTGCCAAGCGGGACGAGAATCTGGAGGAGATCCGCTCCGGCGCCGATCTAGTGGTCACCAGCTACACCATCGCCCGCATCGAGGAGGAGGACTTCACCGCCGTAGACTGGTCCTGGGTGGTGCTGGACGAGGCCCAGTTTGTCAAGAACCACAACGCGGTCACCTACAAGACCATGCGGCGCCTGCACACACCGTCGACGGTGGCAATCACGGGCACACCGCTGGAGAACTCGCTGATGGACCTGTGGAGCCTGCTGTCCATCACCGCGCCCGGCCTGCTGCCCGGGCCGGAGCGCTTCGCCGAGCTGTACCGGCGCCCCGTGGAGCACGGTGACGAGTCTGCGCTGGCGGCACTGCGCGCCCGCATCCGCCCTTTCATGCTGCGTCGCACTAAGGAGGCGGTCGCCGCCGACCTGCCCGCCAAGAATGAGCAGGTCATGACCGTGGAGCTGGCCCCGGCGCACCGGCGCGCCTACGACCGCCGCCTTGCGCGCGAACGGCAGAAGGTACTGGGGCTACTGGAGGAGGACACGGCGCAGTCGCGGTTCACCGCGCTGAAGTCCCTGACCACATTGCGGCAGATGGCACTTGATCCGGCGCTGGTTGAAGAATCCGAGGCCGCCGGAAGCGGCAAGTCCGCTCAGAGGCGCAAGCCCGGGGCCAAGGTGGAGGTGCTGCTTGACACGTTGCAGCCGGTGGTGGCTGAGGGGCACAAGGCCCTGGTGTTCAGTCAGTTCACCCGCTACCTGCGTGGGGTGCGAGACGCGCTGGAGGCAGCCGGTATGCGCACCACCTACCTGGAGGGAGCCACCGGTGACAGGCAGGAGGCGATCGACGCCTTCCGCAGTGGTGAGGCCGAGGTGTTCCTGATCTCACTGAAGGCCGGTGGCTTCGGCCTGACACTGACTGAGGCCGATTACGTGTTTCTGCTGGATCCGTGGTGGAACCCGCAGGCCGAGGAGCAGGCCGTGGATCGCGCGCACCGTATCGGGCAGGACAAGCCTGTAATGGTCTACCGGCTGGTATCCGCCGGGACCATCGAGGAGAAGGTCATGACCCTGAAGGAAAAGAAGGCTGATCTGTTCGAGCGTGTGGTGGAGGGAGCCGCGGACGCGGCGGACGCCGCAGCCGACGGGGCAGCGGCGCGCGCCGGGGCTACGCCGTCCAGTCGTGCCCGCCTGACCGCACAGGAGATCCGCGAACTGCTCGGCGGCGAGTAG
- a CDS encoding glutamate decarboxylase — protein sequence MPRPVFDGSSAPDPGSSELNPLFARPGEAYDLPKFRFPAGEALPDTAYQVVHDEAMLDGNARMNLATFVSTWMDDHAGRLYLEAADKNMIDKDEYPRTAEIETRCWTMLADLWHAPDPRHTIGTSTIGSSEACMLGGLALKRRWRNARRAAGKPADRPNLVMSSAVQVCWEKFCNYFDVEPRYVPISEEHKVLDGHGLEDYVDENTIGVVAIMGVTYTGMYEPVAQIARALDAIQERTGLDVPIHVDGASGAMIAPFIQPELEWDFRIERVASISTSGHKYGLVYPGIGWVVWREEAALPEELIFEVSYLGGQMPTFALNFSRPGAQVLLQYYMFLRLGFDGYRRVQANSRDVARYLADQIAAMGAFELWNDGSDIPVFAWRLRADHTDKWNLYDLSDRLRMKGWLVPAYPMPDDLTDVTVQRIVVRNGLSHDLADALLEDLRAEVAYLDRLDGPLPQESDRPAAFHH from the coding sequence ATGCCACGGCCAGTATTCGACGGTTCCTCCGCGCCGGACCCGGGCAGCAGCGAGCTCAACCCGCTGTTCGCCCGCCCCGGCGAGGCCTATGACCTGCCGAAGTTCCGCTTCCCCGCCGGGGAGGCGCTACCCGATACCGCCTACCAGGTGGTCCACGACGAGGCGATGCTGGACGGCAACGCACGCATGAACCTCGCCACCTTCGTCAGCACGTGGATGGATGACCATGCGGGCCGCCTCTACCTGGAGGCGGCCGACAAGAACATGATCGACAAGGATGAGTACCCGCGCACCGCGGAGATCGAGACCCGCTGCTGGACCATGCTCGCAGACCTGTGGCACGCCCCGGACCCCCGTCACACCATCGGCACCTCCACCATCGGCTCCTCAGAGGCCTGCATGCTGGGCGGGCTGGCGCTCAAGCGCCGCTGGCGCAACGCCCGCCGCGCCGCCGGCAAGCCCGCCGACCGGCCCAACCTGGTCATGTCCAGCGCCGTGCAGGTGTGCTGGGAGAAGTTCTGCAACTACTTCGACGTCGAGCCCAGGTATGTGCCCATCAGCGAGGAGCACAAGGTCCTGGACGGCCACGGCCTGGAGGACTACGTGGATGAGAACACCATCGGCGTGGTGGCCATCATGGGGGTGACCTACACCGGCATGTACGAGCCCGTCGCCCAGATCGCCCGCGCACTGGACGCCATCCAGGAGCGCACCGGCCTGGACGTTCCCATCCACGTCGACGGCGCCTCCGGGGCCATGATCGCCCCCTTCATCCAGCCCGAGCTGGAGTGGGACTTCCGCATCGAGCGGGTTGCCTCCATCTCCACCTCCGGCCACAAGTACGGGCTGGTCTACCCCGGCATCGGCTGGGTGGTGTGGCGCGAGGAGGCCGCCCTGCCCGAGGAGCTGATCTTCGAGGTCTCCTACCTGGGCGGGCAGATGCCCACCTTCGCCCTGAACTTCTCTCGCCCCGGCGCACAGGTGCTGCTGCAGTACTACATGTTCCTGCGGCTCGGCTTCGACGGCTACCGGCGGGTGCAGGCCAACAGCCGCGACGTCGCCCGCTACCTGGCCGACCAGATCGCCGCCATGGGCGCCTTCGAGTTGTGGAACGACGGCTCCGACATCCCTGTGTTCGCCTGGAGGCTGCGCGCCGACCACACCGACAAGTGGAACCTGTACGACCTGTCCGACCGGTTGCGCATGAAGGGCTGGCTGGTCCCCGCCTACCCGATGCCCGATGACCTCACCGACGTCACCGTGCAGCGGATCGTCGTCCGCAACGGGCTCAGCCATGACCTTGCCGACGCCCTCCTGGAGGACCTGCGTGCCGAGGTCGCCTACCTCGACCGGCTCGACGGGCCGCTGCCCCAGGAGTCGGACCGCCCCGCCGCCTTCCACCACTGA
- a CDS encoding amino acid permease, translated as MSVRTSGHAAGTSVPADAARGGAVNAPNSVHAPDSSGTRSSRPPAGTLGDLPTAHTMPGNAPAADAAGMDANRPPASMSVFNLAMLTVVAVASLRSLPAMAGYGLASIVLYLIPAVLFMVPTALVAAELATGWKGGVFIWVREAFGERWGFVAIWLQWVQNVVWYPTQIAFIAVSLSYVVGGGSLANNGVYVAAVIIVLYWVSTLITLAGGNLFAKVGSWSGIVGTLLPAALLISFGAAWLATGTPSQTELTASAVLPPWTGLASIVLIVSNVLAYAGMEVNAVHANDLSDPGRGYPRTVLISAVVILAIFILPTLAIAVAVPRASLGVVDGINLAFQTYFDHWHLAWGTPLISLLIALGAFASVVTWIAGPSKGLLTAARTGLLPPVLQKRNRAGVQRSILLLQGVIVTILALLFVVIPNGNTAFVTLIDMAAALYLIMYMMLFAAALRLRATRPQVRRTYRTPAMGLVAGIGFAACAAAFILSFVRPSGFTGLSSAGYALVVGLVIVVLGAPPLVFYALRRPSWQLEPDHAVGEAVLVNPPDPADPDDGDHSRPGRRHLRLVSRRHGIHSVGRAS; from the coding sequence ATGTCCGTTAGAACCTCCGGCCATGCCGCCGGAACCTCCGTTCCCGCCGACGCCGCTCGGGGCGGTGCGGTGAACGCGCCCAACTCCGTCCATGCCCCCGACTCTTCCGGCACCCGGTCCAGCCGCCCGCCCGCGGGCACGCTCGGAGACCTGCCCACCGCCCACACGATGCCCGGCAACGCGCCCGCCGCCGACGCCGCCGGCATGGACGCCAACCGCCCGCCCGCCTCAATGAGCGTGTTCAACCTGGCCATGCTCACCGTGGTGGCCGTGGCCTCGCTGCGGTCCCTGCCCGCCATGGCCGGCTACGGGCTGGCCTCCATAGTGCTCTACCTGATCCCCGCGGTGCTGTTCATGGTGCCGACGGCGCTGGTAGCCGCAGAGCTCGCCACCGGCTGGAAGGGCGGGGTGTTCATCTGGGTGCGCGAGGCCTTCGGCGAACGCTGGGGCTTCGTGGCCATCTGGCTGCAGTGGGTGCAGAACGTGGTTTGGTACCCCACCCAGATCGCCTTCATCGCCGTGAGCCTGTCCTACGTAGTGGGCGGCGGCTCCCTGGCGAACAACGGCGTGTACGTGGCCGCCGTCATCATCGTCCTGTACTGGGTCTCCACCCTCATCACGCTGGCCGGCGGCAACCTCTTCGCCAAGGTCGGCTCGTGGAGCGGCATCGTCGGCACGCTCCTGCCGGCAGCGCTACTGATCAGCTTCGGCGCCGCCTGGCTGGCGACCGGCACCCCCTCCCAGACGGAACTGACGGCGTCGGCGGTCCTGCCTCCCTGGACGGGCCTGGCCTCCATCGTGCTGATCGTGTCCAACGTGCTCGCCTACGCGGGCATGGAGGTCAACGCCGTTCACGCCAACGATCTGTCCGACCCCGGCCGCGGTTACCCGCGCACGGTCCTGATCTCGGCGGTGGTGATCCTGGCGATCTTCATCCTGCCGACCCTGGCGATCGCCGTCGCGGTCCCCAGGGCGAGCCTGGGCGTGGTGGACGGCATCAACCTGGCCTTCCAGACCTACTTCGACCACTGGCACCTGGCCTGGGGCACTCCGTTGATCTCTCTGCTGATCGCCCTGGGCGCCTTCGCCTCCGTGGTCACCTGGATCGCCGGCCCGTCCAAGGGCCTGCTCACCGCCGCCCGCACCGGCCTGCTGCCGCCGGTCCTGCAGAAGCGCAACCGGGCCGGCGTGCAGCGCTCCATCCTGCTGCTGCAAGGCGTAATCGTGACGATCCTGGCGCTGCTGTTCGTGGTCATCCCCAACGGCAACACCGCCTTCGTCACCCTGATCGACATGGCCGCCGCGCTCTACCTGATCATGTACATGATGCTGTTCGCCGCCGCCCTGCGCCTGCGCGCCACCCGCCCGCAGGTACGGCGCACCTACCGCACCCCCGCCATGGGGCTGGTTGCCGGGATCGGCTTCGCGGCCTGCGCCGCGGCCTTCATCCTGTCCTTCGTGCGCCCGTCGGGGTTCACGGGGCTGAGCAGTGCCGGCTACGCCCTGGTGGTGGGCCTGGTGATTGTCGTACTCGGGGCGCCGCCGCTGGTCTTCTACGCACTGCGCCGCCCCAGCTGGCAGCTGGAGCCCGACCACGCCGTCGGCGAGGCCGTCCTGGTCAACCCGCCCGACCCGGCGGATCCGGACGACGGCGACCACTCGCGCCCCGGCAGGCGCCATCTGCGGCTGGTCTCCAGGCGCCACGGAATCCACTCCGTAGGACGGGCCTCATAG